In Apium graveolens cultivar Ventura chromosome 10, ASM990537v1, whole genome shotgun sequence, the following are encoded in one genomic region:
- the LOC141691592 gene encoding uncharacterized protein LOC141691592, with protein sequence MLLPGRRTAHSRFHIPLKVDEYSVAGIKHGNELGKLLKQASLIIWDEAPMQHRHAAESVDRSLRDIMTSVDPESASLPFGGIIIIFGGDFRQILPVIPKASRAQVVSAFLNSSKIWDHCRVFLLEKNMRLSSGKIEQEKHEIAEFSRWVLDVGNGTLPNVHPDDIISDPKVMIPDKFLIRARENPLKAVVDVVYPDLTKNIKNADYLRERSILTPMNAIVGDINSCILDQVPGKEHSYFSQDSLVDSEGDNNE encoded by the coding sequence ATGCTGCTTCCCGGGAGAAGAACAGCTCATTCAAGGTTTCACATTCCGTTGAAGGTTGATGAGTACTCGGTTGCCGGAATCAAGCATGGTAATGAACTTGGTAAATTATTGAAACAGGCCAGTTTGATTATATGGGATGAAGCTCCCATGCAGCACCGACATGCTGCCGAAAGTGTTGATCGCAGTTTACGAGATATTATGACATCAGTGGATCCTGAAAGTGCCAGCCTACCATTTGGCggtataattattatttttggagGAGACTTTCGGCAAATCCTCCCCGTGATACCAAAAGCTTCAAGAGCACAGGTTGTGAGTGCTTTTTTAAATAGTTCAAAGATATGGGATCATTGTCGGGTATTCTTACTAGAAAAAAATATGCGTCTTTCCTCTGGGAAAATAGAACAAGAAAAACATGAAATTGCAGAATTTAGCAGGTGGGTACTTGATGTTGGTAATGGTACTCTTCCCAATGTTCATCCAGATGATATAATCAGTGATCCGAAAGTAATGATTCCGGATAAATTTCTGATTAGAGCAAGAGAGAACCCACTAAAGGCTGTTGTTGACGTTGTTTATCCCGATCTTACAAAGAACATAAAGAATGCTGACTATTTGAGGGAAAGATCAATTCTTACTCCAATGAATGCCATTGTGGGTGATATAAATTCATGCATTCTTGATCAGGTTCCAGGAAAGGAGCACTCTTATTTTAGTCAAGATTCCTTGGTAGACAGTGAAGGTGATAACAATGAATAG
- the LOC141692647 gene encoding cinnamoyl-CoA reductase 1-like isoform X1, which produces METKESTEKTVCVTGGSGFIGSWLVRLLLDRGYTVHATVKNLHDENETKHLEALEEHKSHRLRLFQIDLLNYESIVRAITGVTGVFHLASPCIIDQVVDPEKEIMEPAIEGTKFVLMAAKELGVKRLVITSSSVAIGPIPSWPADLIKNEDCWTDVEYCKQNKLWYPAAKTLAEKAAWEVAEEENLDVVVVNPGAAMGAILPPTINSSMSLMLRLLQGCTETYDEVYMGSVHVKDVALAHILVYENPSAKGRHLCIESICHFSDFAAKVTEMYPEYQLPSLPKDTQPGLLRWKDPSKKLMDLGLQLTSVEQIIKDSVESLKSKGFIS; this is translated from the exons ATGGAAACTAAAGAAAGTACAGAGAAGACGGTGTGCGTAACAGGTGGTAGTGGCTTCATCGGCTCCTGGCTTGTTCGTCTACTTCTTGACCGTGGCTACACTGTCCATGCAACCGTCAAAAATCTTC ATGATGAAAATGAAACAAAGCATCTGGAAGCTTTGGAAGAGCATAAGTCACATCGTCTCCGTCTCTTTCAAATCGATCTTCTTAATTATGAGTCTATTGTTAGAGCCATTACTGGTGTTACTGGTGTCTTTCACCTTGCTTCTCCATGCATCATCGACCAAGTTGTTGATCCCGAG AAGGAGATAATGGAACCGGCTATTGAGGGCACAAAATTTGTGCTTATGGCTGCAAAGGAACTTGGAGTTAAGCGTTTGGTTATCACCTCATCTAGTGTTGCCATTGGTCCCATCCCTTCCTGGCCAGCTGACTTGATCAAGAATGAGGATTGTTGGACTGATGTTGAGTACTGTAAACAGAACAAG TTATGGTATCCAGCAGCTAAGACACTAGCTGAAAAAGCTGCCTGGGAAGTGGCCGAGGAAGAAAATTTAGATGTGGTTGTGGTGAATCCCGGAGCTGCGATGGGAGCCATTCTCCCTCCAACTATTAATTCAAGCATGTCACTGATGCTTCGGCTTCTCCAGG GTTGTACAGAAACTTATGACGAAGTTTATATGGGATCAGTTCATGTTAAAGATGTGGCCCTAGCTCACATACTAGTTTACGAAAACCCATCAGCAAAGGGGAGGCACTTGTGTATTGAGTCCATCTGTCATTTTAGTGACTTTGCAGCGAAGGTTACAGAAATGTACCCGGAATATCAGTTGCCTAG CCTACCAAAGGATACGCAACCAGGCTTGCTGAGATGGAAGGATCCGTCCAAGAAGCTGATGGACTTGGGTTTGCAGCTTACTTCGGTTGAGCAGATTATCAAGGATTCTGTCGAGAGTTTGAAGAGCAAAGGATTTATCTCTTGA
- the LOC141689127 gene encoding glucan endo-1,3-beta-glucosidase 9 translates to MSSNLNYIVSLLLSLILGLSLFKVQAIGVNWGTSSSNPLPPDKVVELLKSNGITKVKLFDIEASALEALSGSNVDVTVGIPNSLLHGLNSSFKAAQNWVHDNVTRFVSQGAGKLRIRNIAVGDEPFLQSYGNQFYPFVVGAATNIQAALYRAKLANEVQVVVPCSFDAFQSKSGLPSGGHFRSDTNKTMIELLGFLDKHHSPFFVTISPFLKYYQKENTSLDFALFRETARPRNDSHKIYKNAFDLSYDTVVSALSAARFPQIDIVIGQIGWPTDGFANATSSIAEEFMKGLINHLNSKSGTPLRPRNPPTETYILSLLDENQRSIATGNFERHWGVFTFDGQAKYHVNFGRGPKNMVNAENVEYFSTRWCVVNNNKDLSNASARASEACSLADCTALSPGGSCFNISWPGNVSYAFNNYYQQHNQRPDSCDFGGLGLITTVNPSMENCRFSVEIATSISVSLRALYLFQWMIPLVTTLFCLCSARL, encoded by the exons ATGTCTTCAAACCTCAACTACATTGTCTCCCTCTTACTCTCCCTCATCTTGGGTTTAAGTCTTTTTAAGGTACAAGCAATTGGAGTGAACTGGGGAACATCTTCATCTAATCCATTACCGCCAGACAAAGTAGTTGAGCTATTGAAGTCCAATGGCATTACTAAAGTCAAGCTTTTCGATATCGAAGCTAGTGCTCTTGAAGCTCTTTCTGGCTCTAATGTTGATGTTACTGTTGGCATTCCTAATTCTTTGCTTCATGGTTTGAATTCTTCTTTTAAAGCAGCTCAGAATTGGGTTCATGATAATGTTACTAGATTTGTTTCTCAGGGTGCTGGAAAGCTTCGTATTCG TAATATTGCTGTTGGAGATGAGCCGTTCCTGCAAAGTTATGGTAATCAGTTCTATCCCTTTGTTGTTGGGGCTGCCACTAACATTCAGGCAGCACTTTACAGAGCAAAACTGGCAAACGAAGTACAGGTAGTTGTTCCATGCAGTTTTGATGCCTTCCAGTCGAAATCTGGCCTCCCTTCCGGAGGACACTTTAGATCTGATACCAACAAAACCATGATTGAACTCCTTGGATTTCTCGACAAGCATCACTCGCCTTTCTTTGTGACTATATCCCCGTTTCTAAAATACTACCAAAAAGAGAACACGTCCCTTGACTTTGCTCTTTTTAGGGAAACTGCACGCCCGCGTAATGACAGTCACAAGATATACAAGAATGCCTTTGACTTGAGCTATGACACTGTTGTTTCTGCATTATCAGCTGCTCGATTTCCACAGATTGATATTGTCATTGGACAGATCGGTTGGCCTACTGATGGATTTGCAAATGCAACTTCTTCCATTGCAGAAGAATTCATGAAGGGCCTAATAAATCACCTCAATAGCAAGTCAGGGACCCCACTCAGGCCTCGTAATCCACCAACTGAAACTTACATACTAAGCCTACTGGATGAAAACCAGAGAAGCATAGCAACTGGAAATTTCGAGAGACACTGGGGTGTATTCACTTTTGATGGTCAAGCAAAGTACCATGTTAATTTCGGGCGGGGCCCAAAAAATATGGTGAATGCTGAGAATGTGGAATACTTTTCCACAAGATGGTGTGTTGTGAATAACAACAAAGACTTGTCCAACGCAAGTGCGAGAGCTTCAGAGGCATGCTCCCTTGCCGACTGCACTGCACTTTCTCCTGGTGGTTCCTGTTTCAACATCAGTTGGCCTGGAAATGTATCTTACGCGTTTAATAACTATTATCAGCAGCACAACCAAAGGCCAGACAGTTGTGATTTTGGTGGGTTGGGGTTGATAACCACAGTTAATCCATCAATGGAGAATTGCAGATTCTCTGTAGAAATAGCGACCTCGATTTCAGTTTCTCTTCGTGCTTTGTATCTTTTCCAATGGATGATCCCACTTGTAACCACATTGTTTTGCTTATGTTCTGCAAGGTTGTAA
- the LOC141692647 gene encoding cinnamoyl-CoA reductase 2-like isoform X2, giving the protein MQPSKIFMMKMKQSIWKLWKSISHIVSVSFKSIFLIMSLLLEPLLVLLVSFTLLLHASSTKLLIPSPILQKEIMEPAIEGTKFVLMAAKELGVKRLVITSSSVAIGPIPSWPADLIKNEDCWTDVEYCKQNKLWYPAAKTLAEKAAWEVAEEENLDVVVVNPGAAMGAILPPTINSSMSLMLRLLQGCTETYDEVYMGSVHVKDVALAHILVYENPSAKGRHLCIESICHFSDFAAKVTEMYPEYQLPSLPKDTQPGLLRWKDPSKKLMDLGLQLTSVEQIIKDSVESLKSKGFIS; this is encoded by the exons ATGCAACCGTCAAAAATCTTC ATGATGAAAATGAAACAAAGCATCTGGAAGCTTTGGAAGAGCATAAGTCACATCGTCTCCGTCTCTTTCAAATCGATCTTCTTAATTATGAGTCTATTGTTAGAGCCATTACTGGTGTTACTGGTGTCTTTCACCTTGCTTCTCCATGCATCATCGACCAAGTTGTTGATCCCGAG TCCGATTTTGCAGAAGGAGATAATGGAACCGGCTATTGAGGGCACAAAATTTGTGCTTATGGCTGCAAAGGAACTTGGAGTTAAGCGTTTGGTTATCACCTCATCTAGTGTTGCCATTGGTCCCATCCCTTCCTGGCCAGCTGACTTGATCAAGAATGAGGATTGTTGGACTGATGTTGAGTACTGTAAACAGAACAAG TTATGGTATCCAGCAGCTAAGACACTAGCTGAAAAAGCTGCCTGGGAAGTGGCCGAGGAAGAAAATTTAGATGTGGTTGTGGTGAATCCCGGAGCTGCGATGGGAGCCATTCTCCCTCCAACTATTAATTCAAGCATGTCACTGATGCTTCGGCTTCTCCAGG GTTGTACAGAAACTTATGACGAAGTTTATATGGGATCAGTTCATGTTAAAGATGTGGCCCTAGCTCACATACTAGTTTACGAAAACCCATCAGCAAAGGGGAGGCACTTGTGTATTGAGTCCATCTGTCATTTTAGTGACTTTGCAGCGAAGGTTACAGAAATGTACCCGGAATATCAGTTGCCTAG CCTACCAAAGGATACGCAACCAGGCTTGCTGAGATGGAAGGATCCGTCCAAGAAGCTGATGGACTTGGGTTTGCAGCTTACTTCGGTTGAGCAGATTATCAAGGATTCTGTCGAGAGTTTGAAGAGCAAAGGATTTATCTCTTGA
- the LOC141692846 gene encoding small ribosomal subunit protein eS4x-like: MARGLKKHLKRLNAPKHWMLDKLGGAFAPKPSSGPHKSRECLPLILILRNKLKYALTYREVQSILMQRHVLVDGKVRTDKTYPAGFMDVVSIPKTNENFRLLYDTKGRFRLHSVRDEESKFKLCKVRSVQFGQKGIPYINTYDGRTIRYPDPLIKANDTIKLDLEANKIADFIKFDVGNVVMVTGGRNTGRVGILKNREKHKGSFETVHIQDNLGHEFATRLSNVFTIGKGSKPWVSLPKGKGIKLTIIEEARKRQAAQAAATV; the protein is encoded by the exons ATG GCAAGAGGATTGAAGAAGCATTTGAAGAGGCTCAATGCCCCAAAGCATTGGATGCTTGACAAACTTGGTGGAGCATTT GCTCCCAAGCCATCATCTGGGCCACACAAGTCAAGGGAGTGCCTGCCCTTGATTCTTATCCTCCGAAACAAGCTCAAGTATGCACTGACATACCGTGAGGTCCAATCCATTCTTATGCAGCGACATGTTCTTGTTGATGGAAAGGTTAGGACAGATAAGACCTACCCAGCTGGCTTCATGG ATGTTGTGTCGATTCCTAAAACCAATGAGAACTTCCGTCTTCTTTATGATACCAAGGGCCGGTTTCGTCTTCATTCGGTGAGGGATGAAGAATCTAAG TTTAAGCTCTGCAAAGTCCGATCTGTGCAATTTGGACAGAAAGGGATTCCATACATAAACACCTATGATGGGCGAACCATCCGATACCCAGATCCTCTTATCAAGGCTAATGACACCATTAAGCTGGATCTGGAGGCCAACAAGATTGCTGACTTCATTAAGTTTGATGTTGGTAATGTTGTCATGGTGACAGGTGGAAGGAACACTGGGCGTGTTGGAATTCTTAAGAACAGGGAGAAACATAAGGGAAGCTTTGAGACTGTTCATATCCAGGATAACCTTGGTCATGAGTTTGCCACTCGGTTGAGTAATGTGTTCACAATTGGTAAGGGTTCAAAGCCTTGGGTGTCTCTACCCAAGGGAAAAGGTATTAAGTTGACCATTATTGAAGAGGCACGGAAGAGGCAAGCAGCCCAGGCAGCAGCCACTGTTTAG
- the LOC141691590 gene encoding uncharacterized protein LOC141691590, with the protein MNLHLGGRLWQQFVVDAFAAVEQYILDWIRNHQSTIRSDLYRSIRDSLTKGDTNPGNIGNNVILPATHTGSQRYMNQYFKDSLAICRTIGHPSLFFTMTCNTQWPKIKQMMEYLPGVDVANKPDVIVRVFKLKLDQLLDLIKKKKYFGKYIGVMHIDQLISAEIPDKNMDPIGYNVVKAHMIHGPCGKDFSYSPCMVKGKCGRHFPKKYNANTFFDDCGFLVYRRRRTEASILKKGVLLDNLYVVPYNRDLLLRFHCHINLEVCNSSRSLKYLFKYCLKGHATAIMLLKKKNKKDTPNETTTKAKSMDEIKNFLDGRYICVSEAAWRLLGFDIHHRFPSVERLYVLMEDEKCVLFKPHDDLGDVVERAKIRFTKLEGWFEANKSFPEARQYTYEEFPTYFTWKADLCKWKARERGQVSSKLVIVQQNSSLKLYDTFNLLIFSLIMIYKYIAEIEKLFNDVGKSLKDYNSMPFPDDIFIHGLDNRLLSDELSYNKEHEHEEHDKLYKSLNKEQLHAYASIIDSVENGKGCIFLYTEVEDVEKLSYGILFAVNYALLEK; encoded by the exons ATGAATCTACATCTTGGTGGTCGTCTTTGGCAACAATTTGTTGTCGACGCATTTGCTGCAGTAGAACAGTACATATTGGACTGGATTAGAAACCACCAAAGCACCATTCGTTCAGATTTGTACAGGTCTATTCGTGATTCTCTTACTAAAGGTGATACAAATCCTGGAAACATTGGTAATAATGTCATATTACCAGCAACCCATACAGGTTCTCAACGGTACATGAACCAGTATTTCAAAGATTCTTTGGCTATTTGTCGTACGATTGGACATCCATCATTATTCTTTACAATGACATGTAATACTCAATGGCCGAAAATTAAACAAATGATGGAATATCTTCCCGGAGTGGATGTAGCTAACAAACCCGATGTGATAGTTAGAGTGTTTAAGCTGAAACTTGATCAACTCCTAGACCTTATAAAGAAAAAGAAATACTTCGGGAAATACATTGGAG TTATGCAT ATTGATCAGTTGATATCTGCCGAAATACCAGACAAAAATATGGATCCTATCGGCTACAACGTAGTTAAAGCGCATATGATACATGGACCATGTGGTAAAGATTTTTCTTATTCTCCGTGTATGGTGAAAGGAAAATGTGGACGTCATTTTCCAAAAAA GTATAACGCAAACACTTTCTTCGATGATTGTGGATTTCTTGTGTATCGTAGAAGGCGGACTGAAGCAAGTATTTTGAAGAAAGGAGTTCTTCTTGACAACCTGTATGTTGTACCATACAATAGAGATTTATTGTTGCGCTTTCATTGTCATATAAATCTCGAGGTCTGTAACTCCTCGCGATCTTTGAAATATCTTTTTAAATACTGCTTGAAAGGTCATGCTACTGCCATAATGCTtcttaaaaagaaaaataaaaaagataCACCGAATGAAACGACTACCAAAGCAAAGTCAATGGATGAGATCAAAAATTTCCTTGATGGTCGTTATATATGTGTGTCGGAAGCAGCTTGGAGATTGCTAGGTTTTGACATACACCATCGTTTCCCTTCTGTTGAGCGCCTATATGTACTCATGGAAGATGAGAAATGTGTTTTGTTTAAGCCACACGATGATCTTGGAGATGTTGTTGAAAGAGCCAAAATTCGATTTACCAAACTTGAAGGCTGGTTTGAAGCAAATAAAAGTTTCCCAGAGGCAAGACAATACACTTATGAAGAATTTCCAACATATTTTACTTGGAAGGCAGACTTATGTAAATGGAAGGCACGGGAACGTGGTCAG GTATCTTCTAAATTGGTTATAGTTCAACAAAATTCATCTTTAAAGTTATACGATACATTTAACCTGTTAATATTTTCATTAATTATGATTTATAAATACATTGCAGAAATTGAAAAACTCTTTAACGATGTTGGAAAAAGTCTTAAAGATTACAACTCGATGCCTTTTCCTGATGACATCTTTATACATGGACTCGATAACAGATTACTGTCTGATGAACTTTCTTACAACAAGGAACACGAGCATGAGGAACATGACAAACTTTATAAATCACTTAATAAAGAGCAGCTTCATGCATACGCTTCTATTATTGACAGCGTTGAAAATGGCAAAGGATGTATTTTTTTGTATACGGAAGTGGAGGATGTGGAAAAACTTTCTTATGGAATACTCTTTGCTGTAAACTACGCATTGTTGGAAAAGTAG